Proteins encoded together in one Ipomoea triloba cultivar NCNSP0323 chromosome 4, ASM357664v1 window:
- the LOC116017338 gene encoding F-box/WD-40 repeat-containing protein At3g52030 — protein MEPSAADLRRPPKKARRTRIQDLSDDSLGMIFSFLDLTGVIRCSVVCSSWRKVIHRQYQQLQKNDPDDHGQISLPTRSFNEIAMLAHRVAFEDTPAKVFQWRGHSVGVNQCRMKMGHFLTGVGDKVMRLWSAESYKCLDEYVLPDKAPLIDFDFDESKVVGLVGTRICIWSRTETRSILSSRDALFPKGLCMRYVDPEAAIGCEDGKVRIFDLYSRKLTQIIKMHDAPVTCLSFSDDQLLFGGSSQGRSIALLDLSSGQQVSLLGSTYASVGIKTLCFNPGSNYLFAGSTAGHACCWDLRKQNRTLWEERVSPNVLYSMHHLRNDKSTLVIGGIDGVLRVVDQDSGEVIATHIMEESSSSRSASRPSDRNLTVRKAKKISSSDRIDLMSKACRPRITCLAVGMRKVVTTHNDNYIRVWKFK, from the exons ATGGAGCCATCGGCGGCGGACCTCCGGCGTCCGCCGAAGAAAGCTAGGAGGACGAGAATTCAAGACCTCAGCGATGACTCCCTCGGAATGATTTTTTCCTTCCTCGATCTCACCGGGGTTATTCGCTGCTCTGTCGTCTGCTCATCTTG GAGAAAAGTCATTCACAGACAGTATCAGCAGCTACAGAAAAATGATCCTGATGACCACGGTCAGATATCTTTACCTACAAGATCATTTAATGAAATAGCTATGCTAGCGCACAGGGTTGCCTTCGAGGACACTCCTGCCAAAGTTTTCCAGTGGAGAGGCCATTCAGTCGG GGTTAATCAGTGCCGGATGAAGATGGGACATTTTCTTACTGGTGTGGGTGATAAG GTCATGCGACTCTGGTCAGCAGAAAGTTACAAATGCTTGGATGAATACGTCCTCCCTGATAAAGCCCCTctaattgattttgattttgatgagaGCAAG GTTGTTGGTTTGGTTGGTACCCGGATATGTATATGGAGTCGGACTGAAACAAGAAGTATACTATCCTCACGTGATGCCTTGTTCCCAAAGGGACTCTGTATGCG TTATGTTGATCCAGAAGCTGCGATTGGATGTGAGGATGGGAAAGTCCGCATATTTGATCTGTACAGCAGAAaattaactcaaataattaa GATGCATGATGCACCCGTAACTTGCTTATCTTTTAGTGATGATCAATTGCTTTTCGGTGGTTCTAGTCAGGGTCGTAGCATTGCATTGTTGGACCTTTCCTCTGGTCAGCAAGTATCTTTACTGGGGTCTACTTATGcttcag TCGGAATCAAGACCTTGTGTTTCAATCCTGGCTCCAATTATTTGTTCGCTGGATCCACCGCTGGACATGCATGTTGTTGGGACCTTAG GAAGCAAAACAGAACCCTCTGGGAAGAACGAGTGAGTCCCAACGTTCTTTACTCCATGCATCATCTCCGAAATGACAAATCAACATTAGTCATCGGTGGGATAGATGGCGTCTTGAGAGTGGTGGACCAGGATAGCGGTGAAGTGATCGCGACACATATCATGGaagaaagcagcagcagcaggagCGCATCTCGCCCGTCTGACAGAAATCTAACTGTGAGGAAAGCGAAAAAGATTTCCTCAAGTGATCGCATTGATCTGATGTCTAAAGCTTGTAGACCAAGAATCACTTGCTTGGCTGTTGGAATGAGGAAGGTTGTGACTACACATAATGATAACTATATCAGGGTTTGGAAATTTAAGTAG
- the LOC116015292 gene encoding EEF1A lysine methyltransferase 4 yields the protein MYRDEAACNTYNYGDALYWDARYVQEAGCGPFDWYQRYAALRPFVRKYIPSSSRVLMVGCGNAVMSEDMVKDGYEDIVNVDISSVAIDMMKRKHEHIPQLQYMQMDVRDMSLFPDESFDSVIDKGTLDSLMCGTNAPISASQMLGEVSRLLKPGGVYMLITYGDPSVRMPHLNRPVYNWKIELYNIPRPGFQKSVDSTSDLKSYLEPIPLTEAGLLPADYVMEDPDSHFIYICKKPETR from the exons ATGTACAGAGACGAGGCCGCCTGCAACACCTACAACTACGGCGACGCCCTTTACTGGGACGCTCGCTATGTTCAGGAAGCTGGGTGTGGGCCCTTCGACTGGTACCAGCGCTACGCCGCTCTCCGCCCTTTCGTCCGCAAATATATTCCCTCCTCCTCCCGTGTTCTCATGGTCGGCTGCGGTAATGCCG TTATGTCGGAGGATATGGTGAAGGATGGGTATGAGGACATAGTGAATGTTGACATATCATCAGTGGCTATTGATATGATGAAAAGGAAGCATGAGCACATACCACAATTGCAAT ATATGCAAATGGATGTTAGGGATATGAGTTTATTCCCCGATGAATCATTTGATAGTGTCATTGACAAAG GAACTCTTGATTCATTAATG tgTGGTACCAATGCTCCAATTAGTGCTTCTCAAATGCTCGGGGAAGTGAGCAG GCTTCTGAAACCTGGTGGAGTCTATATGTTG ATAACCTATGGTGATCCCTCAGTGAGGATGCCTCATCTGAATCGACCAGTTTACAACTGGAAAATTGAGCTATACAACATAC CTAGACCGGGATTTCAGAAGTCTGTAGATTCAACCTCTGATTTGAAGTCATATTTGGAACCCATACCTCTGACCGAAGCTGGCTTACTTCCTGCAGATTATGTAATGGAAGACCCGGATTCACACTTTATATACATCTGTAAAAAACCAGAAACCAGATAA